One window of the Chryseotalea sp. WA131a genome contains the following:
- the lpcA gene encoding D-sedoheptulose 7-phosphate isomerase, producing MELKSVITAELNQAADVLSKFIQDEKNIAAIELAASAIAQSLKAGGKIISCGNGGSHCDAMHFAEELTGKYREPRKAIPAICISDPSHISCVSNDYGYEFVFSRYLEALGNKGDVLLGISTSGNSANIIRAAETAKAKGMTVIILSGKDGGKLAPLADIELRVPHFGYADRIQEIHIKIIHILMLLIEKQVA from the coding sequence ATGGAACTCAAATCCGTTATTACTGCTGAGCTGAATCAGGCCGCTGACGTTTTATCAAAATTTATTCAAGACGAAAAAAACATTGCCGCCATTGAATTGGCCGCCAGCGCCATTGCCCAATCGCTGAAGGCAGGTGGCAAAATCATCTCGTGTGGCAATGGTGGCTCGCACTGCGATGCCATGCACTTTGCCGAAGAACTTACGGGCAAATATCGCGAACCACGCAAAGCTATTCCTGCCATTTGTATTTCAGACCCTTCGCACATTTCGTGCGTGAGTAACGACTACGGTTATGAGTTTGTGTTTTCTCGCTACCTCGAGGCACTCGGCAACAAAGGAGATGTGTTGTTGGGTATTAGTACCAGCGGCAACTCTGCCAATATCATCCGTGCAGCCGAAACAGCAAAAGCCAAAGGAATGACGGTGATTATCCTTTCGGGAAAAGATGGAGGTAAGCTCGCACCCTTAGCCGATATTGAATTACGCGTTCCTCATTTTGGTTATGCCGACCGCATCCAAGAAATCCACATCAAGATCATCCATATTTTGATGCTGTTGATTGAAAAGCAGGTTGCTTGA